From the genome of Pukyongia salina, one region includes:
- a CDS encoding glycosyltransferase family 2 protein → MKFSLIICTYMRPDPLLKLLRSVTEQTLYPDEILIIDGSTDKRTKNAIASHNFPSLRYYKVPENERGLTRQRNYGIERVSDDIEVVCFLDDDTVLKPEYFKNLLETYIQFPKALGVGGYIVNEVAWNKTHENETMDDSYFVYDGWARKDGSRYVLRKKLGLDSDKAPACFPGFAHGRSVSFLPPSGKTYEVEQLMGGVSSFRKKVLDDHKFSTYFDGYGLYEDADYTLRISNIGKLYVNTTAQLYHYHEASGRPDSFKYGKMVVRNGWYVWRVKFPKPGIKDRIKWNATALLLTLVRMSNVLTGPDRQAAFYESLGRVTGWWSLLINKPRKV, encoded by the coding sequence ATGAAATTCAGTCTTATCATATGTACTTATATGCGGCCGGATCCGCTTTTAAAACTTCTGCGATCCGTAACGGAGCAAACCCTTTATCCCGATGAGATCTTGATCATTGATGGGTCCACAGACAAACGTACCAAAAATGCTATAGCCTCTCATAATTTTCCTTCCCTTAGATATTATAAAGTTCCCGAAAATGAGCGCGGACTTACCCGACAGAGAAACTATGGAATTGAAAGAGTATCAGACGATATAGAAGTGGTCTGTTTCCTCGATGATGATACTGTTTTAAAACCCGAATATTTTAAAAATTTGCTGGAGACATACATTCAGTTTCCTAAGGCCCTGGGGGTAGGTGGGTACATTGTTAACGAGGTAGCTTGGAATAAGACCCATGAGAACGAGACTATGGACGATTCTTATTTTGTGTATGACGGGTGGGCCCGAAAGGACGGATCTCGTTATGTATTACGAAAGAAACTTGGGTTGGACAGTGACAAAGCGCCGGCATGTTTCCCGGGCTTTGCCCATGGGCGCAGTGTTAGTTTTTTACCCCCCAGCGGTAAAACATACGAAGTAGAACAACTAATGGGTGGGGTTTCGTCTTTTCGGAAAAAGGTTCTGGACGATCATAAATTTTCTACATATTTTGATGGTTACGGGCTCTATGAGGATGCCGATTATACGCTGAGAATCTCAAATATTGGTAAGCTCTATGTAAATACTACGGCACAATTGTATCATTATCATGAAGCCTCCGGCAGACCCGATTCATTTAAATACGGTAAAATGGTGGTAAGGAACGGCTGGTATGTGTGGCGGGTGAAATTTCCGAAACCCGGGATAAAGGATCGAATAAAATGGAATGCTACGGCCTTACTGTTAACCTTGGTGAGAATGAGTAATGTTTTAACCGGGCCCGATCGGCAGGCTGCCTTCTACGAATCTTTGGGTCGCGTTACAGGATGGTGGAGTTTACTAATAAATAAACCACGAAAAGTATGA
- a CDS encoding glycosyltransferase family 4 protein has product MHLGFVTSEYPHPRISRAAGIATSLKNLVDALVRRGVEVSIFVYHEKEDAVFTEDGIRFHLLKKRHYPILGWYRYRKHIAAYVNKFVRSDGIDAIEAPDWTGITAFMKLDAPLVIRFHGSDTYFCYLDGRVQKWKNKFFEKQAVKRAVAFIAPTTFAGQESAKLFGLPKDKVTTIHYGLNLADFRNEDPSEFTKYRLLNIGTIIRKKGVFQLAEMFSKLVAVEPRAELILIGSDSGDMKTGSESTWEVLQSHFSDEAKKRVKYVGKIPYSEVKQHIRDAHVCVFPSLAETLGMVTIESMALQKVVVNTNYGWAEELIDHGVNGYKADPNDTDAYVKIITDLFPSEQKTLEIGKAARTKIEKVFDMEKIVQTNIEFYEQIISR; this is encoded by the coding sequence ATGCATCTGGGCTTCGTAACATCCGAATATCCACATCCTCGTATAAGCAGAGCGGCTGGAATTGCGACGAGCTTAAAGAATCTTGTGGATGCATTGGTAAGAAGGGGTGTTGAGGTGAGCATTTTTGTGTATCATGAAAAAGAAGATGCTGTATTTACTGAAGATGGGATACGGTTTCATCTACTAAAGAAGCGGCATTACCCTATACTGGGATGGTATCGATACAGGAAGCATATTGCGGCCTATGTGAATAAGTTTGTAAGGTCTGATGGTATAGACGCCATTGAGGCTCCAGACTGGACCGGAATTACTGCCTTTATGAAATTGGACGCACCTCTTGTAATTCGATTTCATGGCAGCGACACCTATTTTTGTTATCTGGATGGTCGTGTTCAAAAATGGAAGAATAAATTCTTCGAGAAACAGGCCGTAAAACGAGCAGTAGCGTTTATTGCTCCTACTACCTTCGCGGGGCAGGAGAGTGCCAAACTTTTTGGTTTACCCAAAGATAAAGTAACTACCATACATTATGGGTTGAACCTGGCCGATTTCAGGAATGAGGACCCGTCTGAATTCACGAAGTATCGCCTGCTAAATATTGGTACAATCATTAGAAAGAAAGGTGTGTTTCAACTCGCTGAGATGTTCTCAAAACTCGTTGCAGTAGAGCCACGCGCCGAACTGATCCTAATAGGTTCAGATTCGGGAGATATGAAAACCGGTTCAGAGTCTACCTGGGAGGTACTTCAGTCGCACTTCAGTGATGAAGCAAAGAAAAGAGTGAAATACGTTGGAAAGATACCCTATAGCGAAGTGAAGCAGCACATACGAGATGCACATGTTTGCGTGTTTCCATCACTGGCAGAAACACTGGGGATGGTGACCATAGAGTCGATGGCATTGCAGAAGGTGGTTGTGAACACCAACTACGGGTGGGCGGAGGAGCTGATCGACCACGGTGTAAACGGGTATAAAGCAGATCCCAATGATACGGATGCCTATGTAAAGATCATCACAGATCTTTTTCCTTCGGAACAGAAGACCCTTGAAATTGGGAAAGCTGCGCGAACGAAAATCGAGAAGGTATTCGATATGGAAAAGATCGTCCAGACGAATATTGAATTCTACGAACAAATAATAAGTCGATGA
- a CDS encoding glycosyltransferase family 4 protein, with the protein MTLAIISHTTHIRSSGRWFAYQPYVREMNLWTAHFEKVLITAPIDEKELPVIFSSYDHDNLFVRPVPAVAFNSVSQIFRALWFAPRIFSAVYTSMKMADHIHLRCPGNIGLIGCLVQILFPKKQKTAKYAGNWQPGARQPLSYRFQKWVLSNTFLTKNMKVLVYGEWPGQSQNIVPFFTASYTEEKLKMAVDISHEPPFRFVFVGTLSEGKQPLYALKLIEDLYRKGQKVQIDYFGDGPERANLENYIEEQALSEIATIHGAVKPQELEEFYRASHFLILPSRSEGWPKVVAEAMFWGLIPMASPVSCVPWMLDHGNRGVLLEMDKEMDVNNITTLLNDTTRQREMSSQSIKWSRQYTIDSFAEAIKKLIL; encoded by the coding sequence ATGACGCTGGCTATAATATCTCATACCACTCATATTCGATCTTCAGGTCGCTGGTTTGCCTATCAACCCTATGTTCGTGAAATGAATCTTTGGACAGCGCACTTTGAAAAAGTATTGATCACAGCTCCTATTGATGAAAAAGAGCTACCTGTGATCTTTTCTTCCTATGATCATGATAACTTATTCGTTCGGCCGGTACCAGCAGTTGCCTTCAATTCGGTGTCGCAGATTTTTAGGGCACTTTGGTTTGCACCCAGGATATTTTCGGCTGTATATACCAGTATGAAAATGGCAGATCATATACATTTAAGGTGCCCCGGGAATATTGGTTTAATTGGTTGTTTGGTTCAGATTCTATTTCCGAAGAAACAAAAAACAGCCAAATATGCCGGTAACTGGCAACCAGGAGCAAGACAACCCTTGAGTTACCGTTTTCAAAAATGGGTACTGTCCAATACCTTTCTAACCAAAAACATGAAAGTACTCGTATATGGAGAGTGGCCGGGACAATCACAAAATATAGTGCCGTTCTTTACGGCCAGTTATACGGAAGAAAAATTAAAGATGGCCGTTGACATTAGCCACGAACCCCCTTTCCGCTTTGTATTTGTGGGCACCCTGAGTGAGGGTAAGCAGCCCTTGTACGCATTGAAGCTGATAGAGGATCTTTACAGAAAAGGGCAGAAGGTGCAAATTGATTACTTTGGGGATGGCCCGGAACGTGCAAATCTTGAGAATTATATTGAAGAACAGGCTCTTTCAGAAATTGCTACTATTCATGGGGCTGTGAAACCTCAGGAGTTGGAAGAATTTTATCGCGCATCTCATTTTTTAATACTACCCTCCAGATCTGAAGGCTGGCCAAAAGTGGTGGCAGAAGCAATGTTCTGGGGGCTCATACCTATGGCATCCCCGGTTTCCTGTGTACCTTGGATGCTGGATCACGGTAATAGAGGAGTATTACTAGAAATGGACAAGGAGATGGATGTAAATAACATTACAACATTATTAAACGATACTACGAGACAGCGAGAGATGTCTTCACAATCCATAAAATGGTCCCGGCAATATACGATCGATAGCTTTGCCGAAGCAATTAAAAAGTTAATACTGTGA
- a CDS encoding glycosyltransferase family protein yields the protein MRGKKVFILFPDGVGLRNFAFTHFKEIGDEMGFDITYWNNTVFSLDKNLGYPEVVIKNTAVHPKTAVLNRARKRVELKLSEKRFQDPVYKTYTFPLVWNNFKSFLKSAYVLYHQTFSSTQKGWQRIVDKTYAAERSTARYRECVAQLQEHRPDMVFSTTQRATQAIAPILAAQDLGIPTACWIYSWDNLPKGMSTIETDYYFVWSDLMKDQLLQYYPKIREEQVFVTGTPQFEPHYDTGLVMSREAFCSEYNLNPERRYICFSGDDQTTSPLDQYYLEDTAKAVSRLRDEGYDLGIIYRKVPIDFSDRYDFVLDEFKDLITPIDPLWKQMGDRWNQVMPTKADYKLLVNTCYHSELVVNICSSMVFDFVVHDKPCIYPNYEQPQLKKGIRDIGQNYKYVHFRSMPNDAVVWALSKEEIYNGIKAILDKEVDPVPVAKRWYGVVNIAEQPEKASERIWEGIEQILQKTQT from the coding sequence ATGAGAGGTAAAAAAGTATTTATACTTTTTCCGGATGGTGTTGGCTTGCGAAACTTTGCATTTACTCATTTCAAGGAAATTGGCGATGAGATGGGATTCGATATCACCTATTGGAATAACACCGTTTTTTCATTGGATAAAAATCTAGGCTATCCGGAGGTCGTTATCAAAAATACCGCTGTCCATCCAAAAACCGCGGTACTGAACAGGGCCAGAAAACGGGTAGAATTAAAACTTTCGGAAAAAAGATTCCAGGATCCTGTTTACAAGACCTATACCTTTCCATTGGTTTGGAATAATTTTAAATCTTTTCTGAAGTCGGCTTACGTACTTTATCATCAAACTTTTTCGAGTACCCAAAAGGGGTGGCAGCGTATTGTAGACAAGACCTATGCCGCCGAGCGCAGCACCGCACGCTACAGGGAATGTGTGGCTCAACTGCAAGAACATCGTCCCGATATGGTTTTCAGTACGACCCAACGCGCCACCCAGGCGATCGCTCCCATCCTGGCAGCACAGGATCTTGGGATCCCAACGGCCTGCTGGATCTACAGCTGGGATAACTTACCGAAGGGGATGAGTACGATAGAAACCGACTATTATTTTGTCTGGTCCGATCTTATGAAAGATCAGTTATTACAATACTATCCCAAGATCAGGGAAGAACAGGTCTTTGTTACGGGAACGCCACAGTTTGAACCCCATTACGATACAGGCCTGGTGATGTCGAGGGAAGCGTTTTGCAGCGAGTACAACCTAAACCCGGAGCGTCGCTATATCTGTTTCTCGGGAGATGACCAGACTACCTCACCGCTAGATCAATATTACCTGGAAGATACGGCAAAAGCTGTGAGTAGGTTAAGGGACGAAGGCTACGACCTAGGGATCATTTACCGCAAAGTGCCAATCGATTTTTCAGATCGCTACGATTTTGTGCTGGATGAATTTAAAGACCTTATTACTCCTATCGATCCATTATGGAAACAGATGGGCGATCGCTGGAACCAGGTGATGCCTACCAAGGCAGATTACAAATTACTGGTAAATACCTGTTACCATTCAGAATTGGTTGTAAATATTTGTTCCAGTATGGTGTTCGATTTTGTGGTGCACGACAAGCCCTGCATCTACCCGAATTACGAGCAGCCCCAACTTAAAAAGGGTATTCGGGACATTGGGCAGAATTACAAGTACGTACACTTTAGGTCCATGCCTAATGATGCCGTGGTATGGGCACTAAGTAAAGAAGAGATCTACAACGGGATAAAAGCTATCCTGGATAAGGAAGTAGATCCCGTTCCTGTGGCAAAAAGGTGGTATGGTGTGGTAAACATAGCTGAGCAACCGGAAAAGGCCTCGGAGCGAATATGGGAGGGAATTGAACAAATCCTTCAGAAAACACAAACATGA
- a CDS encoding N-acetylneuraminate synthase family protein, protein MSKYPKPFVIAEIGCNHKGDMELAKELVKVAKIFCNVDAVKFQKRNNKELLTEEQYEAPHPNPVNSYGDTYGAHREFLEFSVEQHAELKSYCEEIGIVYSTSVWDLTSAREIASLDPQFIKIPSACNNHYEMLGWLCENYTGEIHISTGMTTKDEIASLVAFFSEKGRNKDLVLYNCTSGYPVPFEDVCLLDISLLKEKYGDKVKHVGFSGHHLGIAVDIAAYTLGAPIIERHYTLDRTWKGTDHAASLEPMGLRKLSRDLNAVYKALTYKSTDVLPIEAVQREKLKYKKV, encoded by the coding sequence ATGAGTAAGTACCCCAAACCTTTTGTGATAGCCGAAATTGGCTGTAACCACAAAGGAGATATGGAATTAGCCAAAGAGCTTGTGAAGGTGGCAAAGATCTTCTGCAACGTGGATGCGGTGAAATTTCAGAAGAGAAATAATAAAGAACTGCTTACCGAAGAACAGTACGAAGCGCCACACCCTAACCCGGTGAACTCTTATGGGGATACCTATGGAGCGCACAGGGAATTCCTGGAATTCTCTGTAGAACAGCACGCCGAATTGAAGTCGTATTGTGAAGAGATAGGGATTGTTTACTCCACCTCGGTGTGGGATCTAACCTCGGCCCGGGAGATCGCATCCTTAGATCCTCAATTCATCAAGATCCCTTCGGCCTGTAATAACCATTACGAAATGCTGGGATGGTTATGTGAAAATTATACCGGGGAGATCCATATCTCCACCGGGATGACCACAAAGGATGAGATCGCTTCCCTGGTAGCATTCTTTTCTGAAAAAGGCAGAAACAAAGACCTGGTGCTTTACAACTGTACATCCGGATACCCAGTGCCTTTTGAAGATGTGTGTTTGCTGGATATCTCACTTTTAAAGGAGAAATATGGAGATAAAGTAAAGCATGTGGGATTTTCGGGTCATCACCTTGGGATAGCTGTCGATATTGCTGCCTATACCTTGGGAGCACCTATTATTGAAAGACATTATACCCTGGACCGTACCTGGAAAGGTACAGATCACGCGGCATCTTTGGAACCCATGGGTTTACGAAAGCTAAGCAGGGACCTCAATGCCGTGTATAAAGCACTCACTTACAAATCTACAGATGTGCTTCCCATTGAAGCGGTTCAGCGCGAAAAACTGAAATACAAAAAGGTATAA
- a CDS encoding O-antigen ligase family protein, giving the protein MRTVKPIKRITYIQLLILHAGIAVIIFLFESFAQLYFVGVLAYFLFRTFANYNRNDEVLFAAAYITGFEVFSRMTGGVGISYEFAKYSVIGFMFLGMFYRGINIRSWPYFIFILLLVPGILFSAINLNYDTNVASALSFNLSGPVCLAITALYCYRRKISAIKFEQLLLAILLPIVSMTVYLYLYTPNIRDILSGTHSNFEASGGFGPNQVATILGLGMFILFTRLLTIRSRLVNIVDLILLAIVSYRGIITFSRGGIITAAVIAGVFVIFHFIRSDVRTRSALIPKILFIGGVILLTWLYSSVSTFGLIDKRYSNQDAAGRVKQDISTGRAELLKSELQAFYDAPLTGIGVGKIREYRFEATGRISATHNEVSRLLSEHGLPGLFALTILIITPIFLLLSSKPNRYLLPLFFFWLLTINHSSMRIAAPAFIYGLALIQIIHAKPKTLIHRK; this is encoded by the coding sequence GTGAGAACCGTTAAGCCCATAAAACGTATAACCTACATCCAATTGCTTATTCTGCATGCAGGTATCGCGGTAATTATTTTTTTATTCGAATCCTTTGCTCAGTTGTATTTCGTGGGAGTTCTGGCGTATTTCTTATTCAGGACCTTTGCCAATTACAACAGAAACGACGAAGTTTTATTTGCAGCTGCTTATATTACCGGCTTCGAGGTTTTTTCCCGAATGACGGGTGGGGTAGGTATCTCTTATGAGTTTGCCAAATACTCGGTGATCGGGTTTATGTTCCTGGGGATGTTCTATAGGGGAATCAACATACGTTCATGGCCGTACTTTATTTTTATACTCCTTTTGGTACCCGGTATCTTGTTTTCAGCCATCAATCTTAATTACGATACCAATGTTGCGAGTGCATTGAGCTTTAATTTAAGTGGTCCGGTGTGTCTTGCCATAACAGCACTTTACTGTTATCGCAGGAAAATATCTGCCATTAAGTTCGAACAACTGCTACTGGCGATTTTGTTACCAATAGTTTCAATGACCGTTTATTTGTATTTGTACACACCCAATATACGGGATATACTATCAGGAACTCATTCTAATTTCGAAGCTTCAGGTGGATTTGGTCCTAACCAGGTTGCAACGATCCTGGGTCTTGGGATGTTTATTTTGTTTACGCGTTTGCTAACCATAAGAAGCAGACTGGTGAATATTGTCGATCTTATCTTATTAGCAATTGTAAGTTACAGAGGTATTATTACATTTTCACGAGGAGGTATCATTACAGCTGCGGTAATTGCAGGTGTGTTTGTGATCTTTCATTTTATTCGTTCGGATGTAAGAACCCGAAGTGCTCTCATACCAAAGATATTGTTCATAGGAGGTGTTATTCTACTCACGTGGTTATATTCGTCTGTTTCTACTTTTGGCCTGATAGACAAACGTTATTCCAATCAGGATGCTGCGGGGCGTGTAAAACAGGATATCTCAACGGGGAGGGCAGAATTGCTAAAGAGTGAATTACAGGCGTTTTACGACGCACCCTTAACAGGTATTGGGGTAGGAAAGATCCGTGAATATAGATTTGAAGCAACTGGGAGAATTTCGGCTACGCATAACGAGGTGAGCAGGCTCCTATCGGAACATGGTTTGCCCGGATTGTTCGCACTCACAATTTTGATCATTACTCCTATTTTCCTGCTGCTGAGTAGTAAGCCAAACAGGTATTTGCTACCCTTATTCTTTTTCTGGTTGCTTACTATCAATCATTCCTCGATGCGAATTGCTGCACCCGCGTTTATTTACGGGTTAGCCCTAATTCAAATAATACATGCCAAACCAAAAACTCTTATACATAGGAAATAA
- a CDS encoding glycosyltransferase family 4 protein, which yields MKVLQLIDSLSTGGAERMAITLANELMREGIDSHLCVSRKEGLLKESISAKVGYVFLGKKNALDLPTFKKLLRYVRQKKITVIHAHSTSYFWGAMVKRMIPSVRLVWHDHYGDSEHLSERRYGMLKRNAGRFDAVISVNEKLKHWAEQTLKCEEVHFVKNFVTDGSSVPAEIGLPGKAGGRIVCLANLRPQKDHFNLLRAFNKISAEVEEASLHLIGGHDNPGYIEELKAMLTDNTMKMVYFHGAQKGVQALLKEADIGVLSSRSEGLPIALLEYGMASLPVVCTNVGQCGEVVSTFGKIVPSGDSAALASEMKFYLNNPETALNDGRHFREHIERNYSFKAILPQLLEIYKGENR from the coding sequence GTGAAGGTTTTACAACTCATAGATTCTTTATCCACAGGCGGAGCCGAACGAATGGCCATCACCCTGGCCAACGAGTTAATGCGTGAAGGCATAGACTCGCATCTTTGTGTGAGTAGGAAGGAAGGTTTACTTAAGGAAAGTATTAGTGCGAAAGTTGGATATGTATTTCTGGGTAAGAAAAATGCGTTAGACCTTCCTACTTTTAAAAAATTGCTTCGTTATGTAAGGCAGAAGAAAATAACTGTGATCCATGCACATAGCACAAGTTATTTTTGGGGAGCTATGGTGAAGAGAATGATTCCCTCGGTTCGGTTGGTCTGGCACGACCATTATGGAGATAGTGAACACCTCTCTGAACGAAGGTATGGTATGCTAAAACGAAACGCAGGCAGGTTTGATGCGGTCATTTCGGTAAATGAAAAACTAAAACATTGGGCAGAGCAGACTCTAAAATGTGAGGAAGTTCATTTTGTAAAGAATTTTGTTACCGATGGTTCATCGGTACCGGCAGAGATCGGGCTACCGGGGAAGGCGGGAGGCCGTATAGTTTGTCTGGCCAATCTCAGGCCACAGAAAGATCATTTTAATCTTTTGAGGGCCTTTAACAAGATATCGGCGGAGGTTGAGGAAGCTTCACTTCATCTAATTGGCGGGCATGATAATCCCGGGTATATTGAAGAGCTTAAGGCTATGCTCACAGATAACACCATGAAAATGGTATATTTTCATGGTGCACAGAAAGGCGTACAAGCCTTGCTGAAGGAAGCCGATATAGGGGTGCTGTCGTCGCGTTCGGAGGGACTACCAATAGCCTTATTAGAATACGGGATGGCATCGTTGCCCGTAGTATGTACCAATGTTGGACAGTGCGGGGAAGTGGTTAGTACTTTTGGAAAGATCGTACCGTCCGGAGACTCCGCTGCCCTGGCCTCGGAAATGAAGTTTTATTTAAATAATCCCGAAACCGCATTAAATGATGGACGGCATTTCAGGGAACACATAGAGAGGAATTATTCATTTAAAGCTATATTGCCACAATTATTAGAGATCTACAAAGGTGAGAACCGTTAA
- a CDS encoding glycosyltransferase family 2 protein, translating to MILLIHDTRKVTAIDGPVSGLEDLLNKPVASAIFSVAREHPDEIIGWCVDGLQDQMDKEALPRLLYNRNMMLSYSVIGYHYLPSGIGYVEDSPYIEFPMNVRYPTWQMSAEAGVVYGSVLNKFSSLPFSNEQFGYVLNSIARIGQSQGLLCYSEPELLTRGSVPEIRIPTGNRAQLFKFVAHHYKSRWVLLLFLNYGVFEGKWYLWSLIRALLLYRKRSLKIEMDHVQNSLPIGVPNEMDVIIPTIGRKAFLHDVLKDLAEQTLLPAKVIIVEQNPDPDSSSQLDYLHNSAWPFEIDHHFTHRAGACHARNLAISRTTAPWVFFADDDNRMRPETLTEAIRILSTLRSSALTSSYIQEGERKLEHLMRQWPTFGAGNSFVPGEIARKIQFDLRLEFGYGEDKDYGMQLRKSGVDVIYHPFEVKHLKAPIGGFRKEIEKPWDTTAIEPKPSPTVLYFKFKHRSAEQIKGYKLMLFLKYYREQEILNPLRYYTNFKKRWNESVSWVKKMNTT from the coding sequence ATGATCTTGCTCATCCACGATACGCGAAAAGTTACCGCTATAGATGGCCCGGTGTCCGGGCTGGAAGATCTGCTCAACAAGCCGGTAGCGAGTGCTATTTTTTCGGTGGCCCGGGAACATCCGGATGAGATCATCGGTTGGTGTGTGGACGGGCTACAAGATCAAATGGATAAAGAGGCTCTTCCTCGATTGCTCTATAACAGGAATATGATGTTAAGTTATTCGGTAATCGGCTACCATTACTTGCCTTCCGGAATAGGATATGTTGAAGATTCACCATATATCGAGTTTCCGATGAATGTTCGTTACCCAACCTGGCAAATGAGCGCCGAAGCAGGTGTGGTATATGGCTCCGTTTTAAATAAATTTTCTTCCTTACCCTTCAGCAACGAACAATTTGGTTATGTATTAAATTCAATTGCCAGAATTGGGCAATCGCAGGGCCTTCTTTGTTATTCTGAACCTGAATTACTCACGCGTGGATCTGTGCCAGAGATTAGGATACCAACAGGGAATAGAGCTCAGTTGTTTAAATTCGTTGCCCATCATTATAAGTCCCGTTGGGTACTTTTATTATTTCTGAATTACGGGGTGTTTGAAGGAAAGTGGTATCTATGGTCGCTGATAAGAGCTTTATTGCTTTATCGTAAGCGATCGCTAAAGATCGAAATGGATCATGTACAGAACTCGTTACCTATTGGGGTTCCTAATGAGATGGATGTGATCATCCCCACGATTGGTCGAAAGGCGTTTTTGCATGATGTATTGAAAGACTTAGCTGAACAAACCTTACTGCCGGCAAAAGTTATAATAGTAGAACAAAATCCGGATCCTGACAGTAGTTCGCAATTGGATTATCTTCACAACTCGGCCTGGCCATTCGAGATCGATCATCATTTTACCCATCGAGCAGGTGCCTGTCATGCCAGAAATCTTGCGATTAGCAGGACAACGGCGCCCTGGGTGTTCTTCGCCGATGATGACAACCGGATGCGCCCAGAGACCCTTACGGAAGCAATTCGTATTTTATCAACTTTACGTAGTTCGGCTTTAACAAGTTCGTATATTCAGGAGGGAGAGCGTAAGTTGGAACACCTTATGCGACAATGGCCTACGTTTGGTGCAGGTAACAGCTTTGTGCCGGGAGAAATTGCAAGAAAGATACAATTTGATCTCAGGTTGGAATTCGGTTATGGAGAAGATAAGGATTACGGCATGCAGTTACGCAAAAGTGGGGTAGATGTGATCTATCATCCCTTCGAAGTTAAACATCTTAAAGCACCTATAGGTGGCTTCAGAAAAGAAATAGAAAAACCATGGGATACTACTGCAATTGAACCTAAACCTTCGCCAACGGTATTGTATTTTAAATTTAAACACCGTAGTGCAGAGCAAATAAAGGGGTATAAACTCATGTTGTTTCTGAAGTATTACCGGGAACAGGAGATATTGAATCCGTTAAGATATTATACAAACTTTAAAAAACGCTGGAATGAAAGTGTGAGTTGGGTTAAGAAAATGAATACCACATGA
- a CDS encoding glycosyltransferase family 4 protein: MPNQKLLYIGNKLEASGSTVTSIETLGSLLEQEGYTVYMASTKPNKIWRLLDMIWAVLRYRRKVSYVLIDTYSTQNFYFAVTVANICRLVGLPYIPILRGGNLPERLRNNRRLSWKLFNGAKINVSPSAYLMEEFKKEGYNNLIEIPNNIVLENYPIRLRPDPKPKLLWVRSFAEIYNPALALEVVKLLLKSDYQASLCMVGPDKDGSLERCKNIAAEASLPIKFTGRLSKSEWIDLSKDYDIFINTTNFDNTPVSVIEAMALGLPVVTTNVGGIPYLLENKRDALLVEPNDADAICESVISLIENPQTAVHLARNARKKVEKFDWEEVKHLWFRILKA, translated from the coding sequence ATGCCAAACCAAAAACTCTTATACATAGGAAATAAACTGGAGGCCTCCGGGAGCACAGTTACCTCCATTGAAACTTTGGGTTCATTATTGGAACAAGAGGGTTATACGGTTTATATGGCTTCCACCAAACCTAATAAAATATGGAGATTACTGGATATGATTTGGGCAGTACTTCGGTATAGAAGAAAAGTAAGCTATGTCCTTATCGATACCTATTCGACCCAGAATTTCTATTTTGCGGTAACTGTTGCGAATATCTGCAGATTGGTTGGACTGCCCTATATCCCTATCTTACGTGGTGGGAATCTACCGGAGCGACTACGTAACAATAGACGACTTTCCTGGAAATTATTTAACGGGGCTAAGATCAACGTATCTCCTTCGGCATACTTAATGGAGGAATTCAAGAAAGAGGGCTACAATAATTTAATTGAGATTCCCAACAACATCGTCCTGGAAAACTACCCTATCCGGCTTCGTCCTGATCCAAAACCTAAATTACTATGGGTACGATCCTTTGCCGAGATCTATAACCCAGCGCTGGCCCTTGAAGTTGTAAAGCTGTTATTGAAGAGCGATTATCAGGCCAGTTTGTGTATGGTAGGGCCGGACAAGGATGGTTCGCTGGAGCGCTGTAAAAATATTGCTGCTGAAGCCTCGTTACCAATTAAATTTACCGGCAGATTAAGTAAAAGTGAATGGATCGACCTTTCCAAAGACTATGATATATTTATCAATACAACCAATTTCGATAACACTCCTGTAAGTGTGATAGAGGCAATGGCCTTAGGCCTTCCGGTAGTAACCACCAATGTGGGAGGTATTCCGTATCTTTTAGAAAATAAACGAGACGCTTTGCTGGTGGAACCAAACGATGCAGATGCTATCTGTGAATCGGTTATCTCACTAATAGAGAATCCGCAAACGGCTGTGCATCTTGCTAGGAATGCCCGGAAGAAGGTAGAAAAGTTTGATTGGGAGGAGGTCAAACATTTATGGTTCAGAATATTGAAAGCATAA